GCGCGATGGAGGTGCTGGTCGACCGCTTCGAGGGCAAGCGGCTGAACCGGCCGAACGACGTGGTCTGCAAGTCGGACGGGAGCCTCTATTTCACCGATCCTGGCCTGCGCGTGCCGCTCCCCGAGCGCGAGCTGACCTATGCGGGCGTGTACCGGATCGCGCCGAGCGGCGCCACCACGCTGGTGGCGGACTGCGAGTATCCCAACGGGCTGGCCTTCTCGCCGGACGAGCGGACACTCTACGTCGCCAACACGCGGTGGACGGCCTACATCCACGCCTTCGAGCTCAGCGCGGCGGGCGAGGTAGTCCGCCGGCGCATCTTCGCCGACATGTCCTCTGACGAGACGGACGGCGTGCCCGACGGCATGAAGGTCGACGTCGACGGGCGGGTCTACTGCACGGGTCCCGGCGGCACCTGGGTGTTCGCGCCCGACGGCACGCGGCTCGGGATCATCCGCACTCCCGAGGTGCCGGCCAACCTGGCCTTCGGTGGCCCCGATCTGCGCACGCTCTTCTTCACCGCGCGCAGCTCGGTGTACTCGCTCCGGGTGAAGACGCCCGGCCAGCCGCACCCCTGGTATCGCGCGCGCGGCCGGTAGACGATCGCCTTGAGCCGGCGCGCCCTCGTCCTGCTCTTTGCCTGTCTCTTGGGCATCCCTGTCGGGGTCGGCGCCTTCACGTTCGTCTACGCCAAGGGCTTCTCGTACCTCTCCACCGACCCCAAGGCGTGCGTGAACTGCCACATCATGAACACGCAGTACGACGCCTGGATGAAGAGCGGCCACCGCCACGTGGCCGGGTGCGTGGACTGCCATCTACCCCACGACGGCCTCGCGAAGTGGGTCGCGAAGTCCGAGCACGGCTTCCGTCACTCGATGGCCTTCACGCTCCAGAACTTCAAGGAGCCGATCGAGATCACGCCGAAGGACCGGCTGATCGTGCAGGCCAACTGCGTGCGCTGCCACGACGCGTTCGTCCACGCCGTGTTCCTGAGCCCGGGACCGGCCGGCGAGGAGCTCCGCTGCATGCATTGTCACGCCGGGGCGGGGCATTTCGGGGCGCGCTGACGACGCGCGCCAAGGAGCCACTGACATGACGGATCCCGTCGAGAACCGGCCACGGCGCCGCGGCCCTGGGGTGGGCCTGATCCTGCTGGGCTTCGCCGCCATCGCCGGCGTCACCGTGCTCCTGCTGGCGCTCCTCACCAACATCTTCGAGCGGAAGCAGGAGGCGCGGCAGCCCTTCGTGAAGCTGATCGAGGTCACGGAGGACATCGACGATCCGAAGGTGTGGGGTCAGAACTGGCCCTTCCAGTACGACAGCTACCTGCGCACGGCGGAGTCGACCACCACGAAGTACGGAGGCCGGGGCGTCGGGGCGGGCGATGCGGGGCTCGCCCAGCAGAAGCTCGATCGGGACCCGTGGCTCAAGCGCATCTTCGCGGGCTACGCCTTCGCCCTCGACTATCGCGACCGGCGCGGCCACTTCTACGCCCTCTTCGACCAGGAGCAGACCAAGCGCGTGACCGAGCGCAAGCAGCCGGGGGCGTGCATTCAGTGCCACGCCTCGAACCTTCGACTCTTCCGGTTCGTCGGCAAGGGGGACGTCGAGAAGGGCTTCGAGCAGGTGTCCGGCATGGCCTATCAGGACGCGCGGAACATGGTCGACGACAAGGGGCAAGCGCTGATCCAGCACTCGATCGCGTGCACCGATTGCCACGAGCCGAAGACAATGGCCCTCCGGGTGACGCGGCCCGGCTTCATCAACGGCATCAAGGCGCTCAAGGCGAAGCAGGGCATCGCCGATTACGATCCCAACCGCGATGCGTCCCGGCAGGAGATGCGCGCCTACGTCTGCGGGCAGTGCCACGTCGAGTACTACTTCAAGGGGCCAAACAAGGTCGTGACCTATCCCTGGGCGAACGGCCTGCGCGTGGAGGAGATCGAGGCCTACTACGACAAGGAGGGCTTCACGGACTGGGTGCACGCAGAGACCGGCACCAAGGTGCTGAAGGCGCAGCACCCGGAGTTCGAGGTGTGGAACCAGGGCATCCACGCGCGCGCCGGCGTGGCCTGCGCGGACTGCCACATGCCCTATCAGCGCGTGGGCGCGCTCAAGGTGAGCGATCACTGGGTGCGGAGCCCGCTGCTCAACATCAATCGCGCGTGCCAGCCCTGCCACGCGGTGCCCGAGGCCGAGCTCCAGGGCCGCGTGCTCGCCATCCAGGATCGGCATCACGACCTGATGCAGCGGGCGGCGAAGGCCACCACCGACATGCTGGACGCGATCGTGGCCGCGAAGAAGGCCGGCGCGGACGAGGCGGCACTGAAGGCCGCCGAGGACTTCCACAAGAAGGCGCAGTGGCGGCTCGACTTCGTGGCGGCGGAGAACTCCATGGGCTTCCACGCGCCGCAGGAGCTGGCGCGCGTCCTCGCCGAGGCCACCGACTACGCGCGTCAGGGGCAGCGGGCGGCGGACCTCGCCGCGCCCAGGAAGTAGGCCCAATGGCAGTTGCGTCCGTCCAGGTCAGCGCGCGATCTCCTCGAAGGTTTCCTTTTCTTCCATGAGCTCCGACCCGTCCCGGTAGAAATACGTGGTGCCCTCGATCCGCCGCGGTGGCTCATCCGGATGGACGCCGTACGCGAGATAGCCCACGCCCGAGCCAGTCGCATGGAGTCGCCGGAGGTCGTGCTCGAGCGTGATTGCCGTGCTGTGTCCCGCGTAGGGGTTGGCCATCCAGCGGCTTGGATTCGCCTTCACGAACGCCTCGACCTGCTCGAACGTGTAGGCGTTGAAGAACAGGCGCTCGTCCGGCCGGTATGAGAGGTACATCGGCCACTTCTCGCGGGGGCCGTAGTACTCGCCGGCCGTCAACGAGCGGAGATATGCCGCGACGTCCTGGTTCGTGATACCGAGCTCTTTCATCTTCGCCTGGTCGAACCAGAGGTTGATGAAGCCACCCCCGAGGGCGATCTTGCCGCCAAACTTTTTGTCAATCATCTCGAGCAGCGTGCGCAGCGAGAGCCGGTGACCACCCGTCACCTCGGGCATCGGCATCATTCCGTGGTCCGCCGTGATCGCGACGACGTAGTTGCCCTCGCCGACTCGGGCATTGAGCTTCCGGATGAGCTTGCCGACGCAGGCATCCTGCGCTCGGAGGGCCTCGCGGGCCTCGAGACTCTCGAGGCCCCACCGGTGGGCCGCGTAGTCAGTCGGTTTCATGCTCATGTAGATCAGGGCGGTCACGTCGGGTCGATCGATGGGCTCGCGATCCATCATCATGAGCATGTTGTCGCACTCGAATTCAACGTAGGCGGGTGTGAAACGAACGTTCGAGCTGTCGTCAATCCTATGCTCCATCCATATCCCGCTACCCTTGGTCAGTTCCTTGACGTAGGGCATCGGGCTCCGGCCGCGGAGGTACGCTGGGAAGCTGTAGAGGTCGACGTTCGTCATCAGCCGATGCTCCCCATCGCCACCCGGGAACTCTTCCTTCCATGCCGGCTTCTTCGGCTGCGCATAGAGCACGACGATGTGGTTCTTGTTGGCTGGGTGGTGCGCCGCGCCGTGGCCGACCATGCCCATCGCGGCGCGGTCCTGGAAGCTCGTCCCGATGACGACCGGCCGGTGACCTGCGCTGACGCCGTACTCGTCGGCGAGCGTGGGCGCCATGATGAACTCTGGCGAGTAATCGGGGAATGACTGGGTGACCTGCTTCGTTGCTGGGTCGTAGATCTCGTTCCCCACGATGCGCGTCGTGAGGGGATAGCCCCCAGTCCCGATGGCGACGTGGGACACGGCCGTCGCCGTTTCGAGCTGCGTCACCTTCGCGTCCGTGTACTCGACCCCCCGCGTCGCGAGGCTCTTGATGACGGGCCAGGCATCGGGCCATGCGTTGTAGAGGGATCGTCCGCCGCCGTCCATCACGACGGTGAGGATGACCGTGGGCCTCTTCGAGGTTGGAACAAGCGCCTCCGTCATCACGCGTCCCATGGACCCCTTCGGGGCATGGGTGCCGATCAGCCGAGCGTAGGTCGGAGCGACGTTCTGCAGGGTTGTTTTCTCGTGCCGGACACCTTCCTTGACGAATCCCGGGCCATACAGAACGAACTTGATGTCGGTGTCGTAGTCCCAAGACGACGCATGCGTCGTCCACGAGTGCTTCAACACGACGACTTGGTTCGCATCGTCCGCGCGCACGCCGGGCAGGGCTCGAAGAGGCATATGACTGAATTCATCACTGAAGAACGCGCGATCGACGACGATCGAATGGCGCGCCGGGACCATCACCACGTGGCCGGACTGCTCCGCCGCCCAGCTCTGGACAGCATAGGCAAAATGCCACGCGTCGTCCTGCATCCGAGACGCAGAGGGTGACCAGCTTGGGCTGATCGTGCCGGCGGTCCGCGGCGCGGGAGGACCGGAGGCGGTCTGTGCGCAGGCGCTCAGTGCGAGCGGGGCGACGAATGAGATGAGGACTGCGAGCAGGACGCGGATGCGCGGTACATGCCAGGTGTCCCGGTTCGAGGCTGCAAATCTGCCGGCCGAGTCCATGTCGACCCTCCCGTAGCGCTGCGATGTGCGCTTCCATTGGCTCGTTGTCGACGATGCCCCGTGTCGGCGCGAGAGTAGGTCGCCGGCCGGGAAGATCCGAAATACATACGAAGCGGGGCAGCTATAATCTCTGGTTATGGAGCTCGAGGCGCGCCTGCGGGCCTTCGCCGCGTTCGCTCGCCGCCGTTCATTCTCCGCGGCGGCGGCGGAGCTACGGATCAGTCAGCCCGCGGTGTCCAAGCATATAGCGGATGTGGAGCGGGAGGCGGGAGTGCGACTGGTCGTACGGGGGACACGGGGTGGGGCGCTTACGCCAGCCGGGGAATTCCTGGCGAGTCCTGTGCTCCGAGCCCAAGCGCTGCTTGCGCAGGCATCCCGAGGTATCGGCGAATTCCGCGAGCCAGTCACCGGTGCGCTGACCGTCGTCGCGTCGGGCGTCCCGGCGACGTACCTCTTGCCTGAGACCGTTGTCGCGTTCCAGCGTGCGCATCCGGGGGTGCGCGTCAGTATCGTGTCTGGAAACTCGGCACGAACGATGGACGCGTTACGTTCGCACCGCGCCGAGCTCGGCGTGGTCGGCGGGTTCGCCGCCGCGCCGGAGATCGAAGCGGAGCCGCTCGTCGAGGAGGAGATCGTGGTGGTGGGGCCCCCCGGGCAAGACGGCCGCTGGATACCCCGGCGCGAGGCAGAAGGGGCCACCTGGATCGCGCTCTCCGAGGGCTCGGCGACCCGGGCGACGGTCGAGGCGGCGTGGGCCGACCTCGGTATCACGGCCAGTCATCGCCTCGAGCTACCGAGCTGGGAGGCCGTGAAGCTGGCGGTGGCCCGCGGCGATGGCCTGGCCGGCCTAAGCGAGTTCACGGTGGCCGGTGAGATCCGGGCCGGCACCCTTGGTGTCCTTCGGCTGCGCGGGTGGAAGGTGCGGCGGATGATCTCGATCGTTCGGCATCGGGACGCTGTGCTCACACCATCGGCGCGCGAATTCGTGGCCATGTTGCATGCGCGATGGCACCGTCGACCGCAGCGGCGACGTCGCACTAGGTCATCGGGAGGACGATGACGGGGGAGGCGAGCTAGCCCGGGCCACGAACCGGCAGGGTCACCACGAAGCCCGTCCGGGCTCCCACGCGGCCGAGATAACGTGCCTCGCCCCCGTGCCGGCGCGCGATCTGGCGCACCAGGGCCAGCCCCAGTCCCGTGCCCGCGCCGGTGTCGCCGCCGAGGCGCCGGAAGGGACGGAACACGTCCTCGCGCTCGGCGTCGGGGACCCCCGGCCCGTGGTCCAGCACCGTCAGCTCGGCGTGGGCGTCCGCGGCGCGGACGCGCGCCTCGACCGGGGGCGCCCCGTGGCGCTGGGCATTGTCCACGAGGTTGCGGATCAGGCGGCGAAACAGCCGGGGATCGCCGCGCACGACGACCGGCTGTCCCTCCACGGCGACGTCCTCGTAGCGGGCGCACTCCTCGCTGACCAGCGCGAGGAGATCCACGTCCTCATCGGCCTCACGCTCCGTCACGGCGTCGAGGCGGCTGGCGAGGAGGAGGTCGTCGATCAGGGCGTCCAGCTCGGCGATGTCGCGGGCGAGATCGCGGCGGCGGTCCGCATCGGCGCCGGGCCCGAGCAGCTCCACCGCCATACGGATGCGCGTGAGCGGCGTGCGCAGCTCGTGGGAGGCATGCGCCAGCAGCGTCTTGTGGGCGCCCACCAGCGCTTCGATGCGGCCAGCGGCGCGATTGAAGCTCTCGGCCAGCCGCGCCACCTCGTCGCGTCCCTCCACCCGCACGCGCGCGGCGAGATTCCCGGCGCCGAGCGACTCGACGCCCGTCTGCAGCCGCTCGAGCCGGGCGGTGAGGCGCCGCGCGACCGGATAGGCGGCGATGCCCACGGCGAGCGCGAGCAGCCCGAGGGTGAGGAGGAACGGCGCCCCGTGGGGCCGGTGCGGGGCATGCATGCGCGCCACCAGCCACCGGCCGTCGCGCAGGTGCACGGCGCCGGTTGGCGGTCCCCACGCGCGCAGCCAGCCGCCGCGCTCGCGATCCGGGTCGGGCACGGGCAGGGGCTGGCCGACGGCGGCGAGCGGGCGGCGATCGGCGGCGAAGAGGGCGACGTCGGCGCGGAGATTGGCGGCCAGCCGCTCAAGCGCCGCCTGCTGCTCGGCGGCGGGGGCGTCGGCGCGCGGCAGCACGTTCTCCGCGAGCACGGCCGCGGTGTCGAAGCCGGCGCCGCTTCCATCCCCGAGCAGGCGCCAGACGACGGCCGCCGCGACGGCAAAGACGATCAGGCTCGCCAGAACTGCGAGGTAAATACGGAGGTAAAGTCGGCGCATCAATCCTGCTGGCGCGCGAACACGTACCCGGCGCCCCGCACCGTGAGGAGGCGGCGCGGCCGCCTGGGATCGTCCTCGATGGCGGCGCGGATGCGCGAAACGTGGACGTCGATCGAGCGGTCGAAGGCCTCGAGCGCCTCGCCCCGGACGAGGTCCATGAGGGCGTCCCGTGACAGGACCCGGCCCGCCCGTTCGGCCAGCGCCTGCAGCAGCGCGAACTGATGCGCGGTGAGCACGCGTTCCGCCCCGGCCACGCGCACGCTCCGGGCCTCCCGATCGATCTCGAGCCGGCCGAAGCGCAGGACGCGCGAGGCGGCGGCCGCCGGGCCCCGGCGGAGGATGGCGCGGAGCCGCGCCAGCAGCTCGCGCGGCTCGAAGGGCTTGGGCAGATAGTCATCGGCGCCCATCTCGAGCCCCACGACGCGATCCATGGGCTCGCCCCGCGCGGTGAGCATGAGCACCGGGGTCTGCGAGAACGCGCGAAGCTCCCGGCACACGTCGAGCCCGTCCATGTCGGGCAGGGTGAGGTCGAGGACCACAGCCTCGTGAGGCTCGCGCCCGAGCCGGATGAGCCCCTCGCGACCGCTCCCGGCCACGCTCATGGA
The Candidatus Methylomirabilota bacterium genome window above contains:
- a CDS encoding ammonia-forming cytochrome c nitrite reductase subunit c552; protein product: MTDPVENRPRRRGPGVGLILLGFAAIAGVTVLLLALLTNIFERKQEARQPFVKLIEVTEDIDDPKVWGQNWPFQYDSYLRTAESTTTKYGGRGVGAGDAGLAQQKLDRDPWLKRIFAGYAFALDYRDRRGHFYALFDQEQTKRVTERKQPGACIQCHASNLRLFRFVGKGDVEKGFEQVSGMAYQDARNMVDDKGQALIQHSIACTDCHEPKTMALRVTRPGFINGIKALKAKQGIADYDPNRDASRQEMRAYVCGQCHVEYYFKGPNKVVTYPWANGLRVEEIEAYYDKEGFTDWVHAETGTKVLKAQHPEFEVWNQGIHARAGVACADCHMPYQRVGALKVSDHWVRSPLLNINRACQPCHAVPEAELQGRVLAIQDRHHDLMQRAAKATTDMLDAIVAAKKAGADEAALKAAEDFHKKAQWRLDFVAAENSMGFHAPQELARVLAEATDYARQGQRAADLAAPRK
- a CDS encoding alkaline phosphatase family protein, whose protein sequence is MDSAGRFAASNRDTWHVPRIRVLLAVLISFVAPLALSACAQTASGPPAPRTAGTISPSWSPSASRMQDDAWHFAYAVQSWAAEQSGHVVMVPARHSIVVDRAFFSDEFSHMPLRALPGVRADDANQVVVLKHSWTTHASSWDYDTDIKFVLYGPGFVKEGVRHEKTTLQNVAPTYARLIGTHAPKGSMGRVMTEALVPTSKRPTVILTVVMDGGGRSLYNAWPDAWPVIKSLATRGVEYTDAKVTQLETATAVSHVAIGTGGYPLTTRIVGNEIYDPATKQVTQSFPDYSPEFIMAPTLADEYGVSAGHRPVVIGTSFQDRAAMGMVGHGAAHHPANKNHIVVLYAQPKKPAWKEEFPGGDGEHRLMTNVDLYSFPAYLRGRSPMPYVKELTKGSGIWMEHRIDDSSNVRFTPAYVEFECDNMLMMMDREPIDRPDVTALIYMSMKPTDYAAHRWGLESLEAREALRAQDACVGKLIRKLNARVGEGNYVVAITADHGMMPMPEVTGGHRLSLRTLLEMIDKKFGGKIALGGGFINLWFDQAKMKELGITNQDVAAYLRSLTAGEYYGPREKWPMYLSYRPDERLFFNAYTFEQVEAFVKANPSRWMANPYAGHSTAITLEHDLRRLHATGSGVGYLAYGVHPDEPPRRIEGTTYFYRDGSELMEEKETFEEIAR
- the nrfH gene encoding cytochrome c nitrite reductase small subunit translates to MSRRALVLLFACLLGIPVGVGAFTFVYAKGFSYLSTDPKACVNCHIMNTQYDAWMKSGHRHVAGCVDCHLPHDGLAKWVAKSEHGFRHSMAFTLQNFKEPIEITPKDRLIVQANCVRCHDAFVHAVFLSPGPAGEELRCMHCHAGAGHFGAR
- a CDS encoding SMP-30/gluconolactonase/LRE family protein, with the translated sequence MSGDGLERLLEPGEPQRLATGFVFTEGPLWHPDGFYYFVDVRASKLLRITPGKAPELLREQTGGGNGTTFDLQGRLVLCEGDNRRVTRAEAGGAMEVLVDRFEGKRLNRPNDVVCKSDGSLYFTDPGLRVPLPERELTYAGVYRIAPSGATTLVADCEYPNGLAFSPDERTLYVANTRWTAYIHAFELSAAGEVVRRRIFADMSSDETDGVPDGMKVDVDGRVYCTGPGGTWVFAPDGTRLGIIRTPEVPANLAFGGPDLRTLFFTARSSVYSLRVKTPGQPHPWYRARGR
- a CDS encoding response regulator transcription factor: MGPRILLIEDDRRLAEMLSRYLGEAGFSMSVAGSGREGLIRLGREPHEAVVLDLTLPDMDGLDVCRELRAFSQTPVLMLTARGEPMDRVVGLEMGADDYLPKPFEPRELLARLRAILRRGPAAAASRVLRFGRLEIDREARSVRVAGAERVLTAHQFALLQALAERAGRVLSRDALMDLVRGEALEAFDRSIDVHVSRIRAAIEDDPRRPRRLLTVRGAGYVFARQQD
- a CDS encoding HAMP domain-containing sensor histidine kinase, translating into MRRLYLRIYLAVLASLIVFAVAAAVVWRLLGDGSGAGFDTAAVLAENVLPRADAPAAEQQAALERLAANLRADVALFAADRRPLAAVGQPLPVPDPDRERGGWLRAWGPPTGAVHLRDGRWLVARMHAPHRPHGAPFLLTLGLLALAVGIAAYPVARRLTARLERLQTGVESLGAGNLAARVRVEGRDEVARLAESFNRAAGRIEALVGAHKTLLAHASHELRTPLTRIRMAVELLGPGADADRRRDLARDIAELDALIDDLLLASRLDAVTEREADEDVDLLALVSEECARYEDVAVEGQPVVVRGDPRLFRRLIRNLVDNAQRHGAPPVEARVRAADAHAELTVLDHGPGVPDAEREDVFRPFRRLGGDTGAGTGLGLALVRQIARRHGGEARYLGRVGARTGFVVTLPVRGPG
- a CDS encoding LysR family transcriptional regulator, with protein sequence MELEARLRAFAAFARRRSFSAAAAELRISQPAVSKHIADVEREAGVRLVVRGTRGGALTPAGEFLASPVLRAQALLAQASRGIGEFREPVTGALTVVASGVPATYLLPETVVAFQRAHPGVRVSIVSGNSARTMDALRSHRAELGVVGGFAAAPEIEAEPLVEEEIVVVGPPGQDGRWIPRREAEGATWIALSEGSATRATVEAAWADLGITASHRLELPSWEAVKLAVARGDGLAGLSEFTVAGEIRAGTLGVLRLRGWKVRRMISIVRHRDAVLTPSAREFVAMLHARWHRRPQRRRRTRSSGGR